The sequence CTTTATGCAATAATTCGTACAtgcattttagagataaggagcAAAAAGGTTACATAACTTGAGCAAAGTGGCAAAGCAAAAGCTAGATTGACATTGTTAACCCAGTACTTAAGTTTCAACATTAGTGATCTTAATCACATATATACTGAATTGTTGTTTTTCTATGAGAAAAGAGAGTAAGACCCTTAGAGTCCATACAACTGGCATTATGTATCTTGTCCTCTGTATCTTACTGGTAACTTGATTAAAAATTACTCCCATTCatgaacaaactgatggttgccaggtgggaggggagttgCAGGGATGGGTGGAAAGGTACAAAAATGAAGAACTATAAATTGGCAGttgcaaaatagtcatggggatataaaagtatagcatagggaatataatcaataatattgtaataactatgtatggtgctggTTGGGTAGACTTTTCTAGGGTACCacattgtaaattatataaatgtctaaccattaaGTTctgtacctgaaactaacataaatgttgaatgtcaactgtaactgaaaattataaataaataaataaataaatttaaaaaatgaagaatatgtaAATGAAGGATGTAGAGACAGAAATAAGGTGAAATCAGAGACTGAAAAGGGATTCTCTTTTCTCTAGGAGACAGGGCTTGCAGCTCCCATTGGCTGCAGCCAGACATCAAAACTAGAGAAAAGAGGGTGTGTGGGAGGAATTATTGTACTTCACCAAAATGAATGCCTTGTTCTTCTGTAATTTGTGATCATTCCTCATTATGGGGACAGGCATTGGGAGTTCTCATAGACAGCTGGGGAATACTGTGCCCTCAATAACTTTTTTCAGTCCAGACCCTTAACTGGTCTACATTTCCTTCCATATCCTGATAGACATAAATAACTATTACTCTCCTAACAACAGGGCTTAAGTAAAAGCTAAGACACAGGCAACTTAAAGACCTGGGGACTGCTGTTCAAAGCCCTAGATCTCCAAAGCCAAGGGTGCACATGAGGATGAAAACTATGGCTGGGAGGAGGCATGAAGAGAGGCAGGACAAAGAGGGAGGGGCAATTGGGAGCTGAAATCAGAAGTGGACCCTGGAGAGGAGCTCCTAATATAAATATTCCTACCAGCCAGTATTTTGTGAACATTGTGTAAACGATGGTGTTAAGACTAAATCTTTGATAAAGCTAAAGATTCCAGATTAAAGACTATGGAACTGAAGAATAAGAGAGAAACAAAATTCAGGTCAGTGAGGTGTCTAGTGAATCTTCTCTCTATTGCCTCAAACAAGGCACCAGGTTAGAAAGGGTGGAATTGGGGAGCTGGTTtctcagcaagagaaaagtgatAGTATTGTCTGTCAAGTGTATGTGGAGAATAGGCACAGGTCCTTAAGAGTCTCCAATATCTCTAAAATTTGTACTACTTAAGGATTACATACtaagatgtataaaataagatcaCAAATAGATTCTAGAACCCATGAGGCAAAGAAGAGTTGTGGGTTCTACAACTAGATGATGGATGTAGACTCCATGATAAATTATGTGTTTCTACTTCTTGCTGTCTTTATGTACCAATTTACAACCACCCTggctctatttctgtgatttccCCTAGAAGTACAGATAAGCCAAGGATAGAATCTCTTCTGTAAGTGTGAGAAGAGGTAGCTCTCTAATGATCAGAggttcaaatattttctaaagagaAGTCACTATCTGACCATCATCTAAAACTAATAAGCCAAGTCAAAATTAATCTTGGATGAAGCCTGGGCTGCGTGAGCCTTTAGATCGGGAATGGTGATTTACATAGCTGTGTATCTTCATCACTTGGAAAAGTACACAGAGTGCAATAAACATTCAATATTGCCCAAAGTGAAAATGGGGTAGAATTTTTCTTTACATCTACTTGAAACAACCCTCAGGGCACGTCTATGTGCTGAGGACTCACAGCTATGTATCCAGAGTCAATCCACCACTAAGTAGGGCATACCAATAAATCTGCATGCTTTGAAAATTTGAGAACCTGCTCAAAATCAGGCCCCTAAGATGATCAAAATCCAGTCTGTGATTGTGATATGAAGGCAAACCAATTATTTTCGATgactgaaccccccccccccaaatacaGTGCTGGACATTGTAGGAAAAATTAAGTATTGAAAATACAGCCTTCGGAAGCCCTGCAGGTAGAACAAACAGAAGAATGGATTACAAATTTGAACCTTACAGAAAGGAATGATGAGGGACAAGGGCTGggagataaaacaaacaaagaaacaaatcagGGAGAGAGGGATTAAGCATTTGAAATATGAAAGGGAgtgttaacaaaaaataaaaaggggtgggatgggggagcagCCCCTACCCCACAAGGTGAGAGAACATGTGAATGGTACAAGTCTAAGCAGGATGTCTGCATGGAGCCTACAGTTTATGTGGCAGGGTTTGAGGCTCTGAGGAAAGCTTCTCATCAGTGAAAAAGGAAGTCCACTCTAGGACAGGCTCTGGGACATGATGGGTGGTtgcagggaagaggaaaagcctAGAATTTTTAACCCCTGCAAAACTCACAGATAATCTCATGTGCCACAAAAACAACTCTgagtaaatcaaataaaaatgttcagtttttcAATATGAAAACAAGAGAGACAGCAATGTTTGTTGCACTCCTAAAGACTGCAAAGATTTCACCCATTGCCAAAGTCTTTCTAAGTCACAGTGCACAAAATGGACTCTGTTGTTTGCTTAATGTAGCTATCCCTCTTGGACTGTAAATAATATATTGTAATTCTATGAAATGGGGGAAATAGGCTCTTGTAAagtttctacaaaaataaatgagccaTATGTAATGTCCTAGTGGCCAGACACATAATAGAACtcaagtatttctttctttcatttgctttttaactGTCCCTTGCCTGGAGCCCCCACAttacctgttttttgttttgttattgtagttgttgctgtttttctattttaacccTGAATAAGCTGAGTATTTTCTTAGCCTTTCACTTGTAGGTGAGAGTTAGTTATTCCTCTCCTTTTAACCCCTGTGAACACAGAGGTGCTTTTCCCTAGATTTACACCAGGCCCAGTCATGGGCTCCAGGCTTGATGTCATCAGTAGCTACCATCAGAAACCCCTGCACTCACTTAccactctccttctccctctccctttctgctcAGACATATCACCTTTTTTGTACTGGTTACATAGTTTCTGATTTCATATATGTAGTTACAATTAAATTTAGACTCCTCAAAATCCCATCATCTTATGTCTGTTCCCCAGGATTCTTAATAAATTTGACACATCCTGGGATCAATGACTGATCCTACTGAATACCCACTAGATAGAGAGCAGAATGACTATCCTCAGTCATAACAACAAAACTTCAAAAGTGAAGAATAATTTCCTGTTTGCAAAGCACTTCCCCTTTTGCAATTCCATTCCATTCTCACACCCTGTGTCAAGAGCATGTTTGGGCAGACATGATGGTACAATCTGAAGTTAATAAAACCAAAGCCTAAGATTAAGTGACTTTCTCAACATCATCACTGTTACACAGTAGCAGAGCTGAAACTTCAACCAAATTCTTTAGAAGGTAAATGCCAGATAATTTTGCAGACAATTTTCTGTGGGCAAAAAGGGGTCAGGGAGCTAtgcattaaatttaaaacaagatgTTTCTTTAAAGCGTGTGAGATGTACAGTCCATACCAACCATAATAGAAGGTAGCCCCATTTTTCTCTGGCTGATGCCCAAGACACCCACTCATGCTTATTCTACTCCCAGAGACCAGCTGCCTGCACCAGAGGATACCTGATAATTTGAATGTCACAGAGCCTTTGTACTTTTGTTAAATCTCATCAGATTCTGTGGCATTGAAAAAGATTTTCCTTAAACCTGCTTAAATACCTCATTTCTATCTTTGCATCTCCAAATAGGTGAAATGCCAACAGTAATTTGTTTTGTGCTGTTAACAAATAATGCCCTCAAATGCTTATTATTAAAATCTACCTTATATTGCTTGTTTTTGTATCTATGTCTGGAATTTTGAATTCTTTGAGACACAGCACAATTATAGCTGAAATATTACAATGCTAAGCAACATGGATTTAGATGtctacatattttgaaaataaacacatataattaactcaaatcatttttaaaggctCCCAAAAGCCTCTAGAACTTTATCAACCTAATTTTGCCCTCATATATATAGTATTAGTCATTCCCTCAAATCAACTAAGTCTATCTAAtttacttgttgatttatttgttgtttgtttatttttccctaggATTTTTGTACTTGTTCTTATAAAACtgctcaaaaccaattttctagTGATTTGCTAGGTAGGTTTCACACATTCTGGAAAACCTTTGCATCCTCCCTGATACCATCAGCCAGATAAGGGATGCCATAAAAAACACTGTAAGTTAAAACACTGTTATAGCATTATTCAAACAcagttatttcttctttcattttgtccttatttttttagGTTATGTAATTTCTAAGGATATCAACCAGGTCTATTCTGCATATATTGCTGTATCCTCAGTGGATGGTTCAATAACCTTGCATATGGGCAATCCTCAATCATTTGTCGAGctgttctttatacattttattttacaatactCATCTCTTGGGAATTACTAAATTACTATTCTTTCCATCCCTGAAAGTCAAGACTAATAAATATCTTATGAACAGGAAGTACATTCACAGAGCAGCTTCTAAGAACTAGAGCTTCTGCAGCATCATCtaagggaaatattttcttttttgcaaggCCTGCAATGTGGCTCAACATCACTGCTTCCCCATTTCTGCTTACTGGCTTCCCAGGCATGGAGAAGGTGCATCACTGGATCTCCATACCATTATTAGTGGTCTACATCTCCATACTCCTCGGTAATGGCACCCTTCTCTTTCTCATCAAGGATGATCAAAACCTCCATGAGCCCATGTACTATTTCTTAGCTATGTTGGCAGCTACAGATCTTGGAGTGACATTGACCACAATGCCCACAGTTCTGAGAGTTCTGTGGCTGAATCACAGAGAAATAGGCCACAGGACCTGCTTCTCTCAGGCCTACTTTATCCATACTCTTTCTATAGTGGAGTCTGGTGTTTTGCTTGCCATGGCCTATGACCGTTTCATTGCCATCTGCAACCCCTTGAGATATACTTCCATCCTTACCAATACCAGGGTAATGCAGATTGGAATGGGGGTATTGACAAGGGCTGGTTTATCGATTATGCCAATAATTATTCGTCTTCACTGGTTTCCCTATTGTCGATCCCATGTCCTCTCTCATGCGTTCTGTCTACACCAAGATGTCATCAAGTTAGCCTGTGCTGACATCACCTTCAATCGTCTCTACCCAGTAGTTGTTGTATTTGCAATGGTCTTATTGGACTTTTTCATCATCTGTTTTTCCTACATTTTGATCCTCAAGACTGTCATAGGCATTGCTTCTGGAGAAGAGAGGGCCAAGGCCCTCAACACATGTGTCTCTCATATCTGCTGCCTCCTGGTTTTCTATGTCACTGTAGTTGGTCTGACATTTATCCATAGGTTTGGAAAGCATGCCCCTCGTGTGGTCCATATCACAATGAGCTACATTTacttccttttccccccttttatgAACCCTATCATTTATAGCATTAAGACCAAACAGATACAGAATGGAATAAGTCGCTTATTCTCTCTGCCTCATACTAGAGCATAAATTTGGAAAAGCTGACAGTTAGTTGGTAGGAGCAATTAGGGAAAGTCATGTCAACAGAAACTAACCTCTCTGCTATTTAGAACATCATCTTACCCTGTTTATTGGCTACTGAGTTGTATATGATATACCTGtatttaccatgtataatgtcgaattttttgcccaaatttttgaagaaaaattaaggatgaacattatacatgggtataattaTTATATACCATGAGTATAAtgatcctgtgtataatgttcaCAAAAACATgcatgcacattatacatggcaaaatatggtaacataTATAACACTAAGCACACATTTCAAGTTTCCAACTAATTTACTGTTTCTCAGGTAATTCACCCTGTTTGGTGAATCTATGGCACTTGAAATATTATTCTTGGTCTATGATATTCACCACCAGAGTCTGAGTTAAATTCCTTTGTTTCCCCTATGTTCTGAATATATTGGCTCTGATGTACCTAGTAATTACATCCTTCATCTCAGATATTTGTCtagttttttttcactttcatagAGCTAGTTGTTATCTAGAGAATTGCACTAGGTAATGCAATGAGCCTTACTTTGTCCTCAGTTCAATATGCCAAATCTAGGAAAAGTATACATGAGAtcagtccagaaggtatccagccatgtaatatgaaaattagaaacatttactaaagaagatacaagatacaaggaacattgtacataggacaatgaaacCTCATTCCCCTCCagagtaagcaccttgggacctcacacaattctacCAATCACAATCAACTGcccctttgtattttcctgaatctcatcaggagtctgaaatctgtttcttttgaaaggtgattttagttttgggaaaagcccaaGTCACAGGGTATCAAATTTGGActatagcagggctgagtcacatggttaatatgatgtttcaccaaaaatctctgtacAAGGTGTGATGTAAGAGTgagcatgttgttgtgatgaagctgccaatcacaggTTGCCAAGAgttgcaaccttctgaatcattaaaatattttccatgaagGAATAATCATGCTTTATGCAAAATTTGGTaaagatttattgctctactcagttattttgaatgtgatggccacacagtacacatgctcactactgctgtctaccacccccactgactggtacagtaaagtcatcatagttcatgcatgcacattccagtcccctctccttggctggcaTGTTATATCCATGTGTCACAAACTGTttaattatgttaacaatggctggacttttccagacagaacctgtataattttattcagttaaatattaaacatatttaataaatgtttaataatacaTGCaagtatatgtaaataatatagcAGACATAATTATATACTAATAAACAGAGATCTAATTCCTAACCAAATGGCCATTGTTTTGATGAGTTGGTCCCAAATACGGCTGAACAAAGCTATGCATTTTCACAGAGTAATGTGGTACTAAAGTCCATTTGGGAGTACTACATAGATATGGCTAAATGGGTGTTCCTGAAATGTGCAAAATACCAGAGTTGAGAAAGACTTGGCTATAGGTGtgagtggggagaaagggagaggatggAGACATGTTTATGACTAAGAGAAAAATATGACCTTCCCTGGctccaaatatttgttgaagctGATTTTGTTCACAGTCTGTGCATGGTAGGAAGAGTTCATGGTTCTACAGCCAGCTGAAGAGCTATGACTCAAGTGACAGGTTTTGGAGTGAATTAAGAGATATTCTTATAAAGAGAAGATAGAGTATAAAGTGCTAGGATTACACAAGGGGCCACCCTGTGACTAGTCACTTCTTTTCATATGAGGGACCCTGTCTCCGGGCTTTGTCATACTTGCATTGAAAGTGTTTCTGTCTCCTGCACCCACTCTTGGccacagaaagatgaaaattttcCAGAACTCCTAGGatttatgaaaacaaacatgaaacTAGAGTTTTAGAGCAGCTTCCAGGCTGGTAAATGATGTTTGTCAGATCAGTTCAAgaaactgtatatttatttatttatttattcatttgtttgtctttattCAACTTGGCTTTGTGTCTGTGATTATGTGTGACCTTTGTGTTTCTCCTTTCATAACATCCAGACTCTGTGCTCCAGGAGGATAATTATATCACAGGTCCTTTAACCTGCTGTGTACActaacatagaaaatatttaataaaatacataattttttattaaaataaatgaaatttaaaatgacccatgtctctttgtgtgtgttttggttcTTCTGTTTCTGATTCTGTTGTTATGCCCTGTAATGCCTCATCTAATATGCTAAAATACATAAGGTCACAACACTTTAACTCAGAGTTCATTGTTTCCTTGTGATCTTGAGAATGAATTCAAGTGGGTCAAAGCTACatcaaagaaaatttttcttgACTTTCTTGGACTCTCTTGGACAAATGATCCTGAAATCTGCCATAGAAGACTAATGTAAAGTATATTAGGAAAACAATGTCTTTTATAAAGACCTCAAATTGGCACATTTAATCGACACACTCAAaagtttttctcttccatttttgtCCTTCCTTATCTTGCAGAGATGGGataaagagaacagagaaagagcTTACTAGAAATACAGGACTAGGAAGGTCAGTTTCTCTTTGATGGAGTGAGTCTTATGAAACATAGCAGAGCTATGAGATCATTATGGTCCCAGTTGAACATTTCAGAAGTAGGAAAATGGGAAGTTGGGTGGGAACACTTTTCTGGCAGATGAATTTAATTCACTGCCCTGCCTTATATTCATGTATGCTTCAATGTACAAGCAAGGTCCTGGGAGTTTCAAAGAAAGCTGGAGCAAAAAGGTCACCCTCCCTACCTTTGTGTTTTCTAACTGTGTgtagtgtttaaaataaattaccttCCTGGTGACAAGGCTAATACTCAAGTATGGACACAGGATGAGAGACCTTGGTTAAACACTGTTTCTAAGCTCCAAATCCCCAAGGCtaggagaaaaaaggagggaggaggcagaaaagTGCCTTGGGGAAAACCTTCTGCAACAAATGTTCCTTGAAACTTGGCTTCTGGATATGATCTAAAGAAGTGGTATTAGAACCAACACTTTCCCCGGGCTCATCATTTCAGGGTCACATCTATGGCACTGATGAAGAAAAGATTGATGAACAAGAGGTCAGTAAGTTGCTCTGGTATGGCTTTTCCTGGAAGGCTAAGAATAGGTGACAAAGTTGGCAAGTAGGGCTGAGTATAGAGTTGGTTTCTTGCAACTTACAGAGAAAAGCTGTACTATGTCAGTCAAGAGATGATGGGGCATGGGAATATATCCCAGTTGCTCCCTCCAATACATGGCATCTGAATAATATCCTTGCAGATAtttggaagaataaaaatcaatacCTTCTATTCCCTCCCTAACAAGcagatatattttataagaaaactaCAGAAGATTCTTAAGAATAGAGACAGATatctgtggttttgttcaggATTCCAGGATGGGTCTCTTTCTTGATCTCTTCAGCTATTAGAACCAACTTCCCTTTTGCCTCTTGTGTCCCTGTCAAGTATTTACTCCTCAACAGCACAAAGGAGGTTGAGAAGGAGGGGGGTGTACTACAATGATATCAAGAGTATAGACTAACAGCAAAATGAAACTTGCAAAACAGATCAGTTTCAGCTTAAAGGAAAGGCAGACTTTGAGGACTTTGATATtagaaaatacactttaaatttttgcatattttagcAGTAAGCTCAGTATCCatcagaaaataaatgtgcaaatCCTGTAGACTAAAAGGAGAAGAGAGCTTTCCTGTTCACTTCCACTTATGCTGAGGTGTAGCCATTGCAGATTTTAAGAACCTCAAATTCCACAGACAGGGAGTGATAGAAGATCTGTGTTGGGGTGGAGTGGGTAGTGGAAGGTGGTCACTGATGCTTCAGATAGCACATCCAGAATCAGTATTCACTGGTAAGGTCAGAAATTCAGTGTATGTGTACAGGTCAGATGTGCATGGTTTTGCACAGTGCatggcttttaaaatgtataaacattATATACTCAGCATTATAATAACAATCTGGTCATTAAATCAGGTCCACTGAATGTCACATAACAGATGGATAGCATCATTAGCTATAAATTACATaatcaaaaaaatagaaatcaagttAGATGAAGAATTCAGAAGATAAATGAAAAGTGTACAAAGCAGACAGGGTTTGGAGGGATAAAGGCTGGAAACAACAGGGAAAATGAGGCTAAAAAAGGCAAATGTAAAGTAGGTTAAATACACATCAGTGGATAGTTCCTCCATGAGCAGACACCTAAAGGAAGAGAGATCCAGAGTATCTTCTTGAAGCCTCAAAATTTCTAGAACAGAATGATTTGTTTGGGAAAATAGCTTTTCTTCAATATGAGAACACAAGGGCTCCCTAGGGATCAATCTGCCTTATACATTGATAGATATACTTTTCAAGGTCATGAGGCAACAGTCTTAGAAATGGGtctttgcaatttaaaaaaaaaaaagcttaaccAAGACAAGTTAGGTGATGCAAACTTTATTTAACACTTCATGAAATTGAAGCAGACAGTCTCTACTTGGAGAACTGAAAAAtggagatgaaggaaggaagcttTTATAGGATAAAAAGTaaagaacaaggaagagaaaaactgaaaatatctgACTGGCTGAGGCCACACTGTCAATCTTCTTTGGGGTGAGAACATCCAAAGTTGGCTTGGTGTTTGGAGCTTGGCTGACCAGATATACTGTGTTTCTGGTGATGCAGTGATGCTTGTGCAGTGACACAAAAGTTGTCTAAATTTTGGTTTGCCAATGAGGCATCCTAGTATCAGTTATTGATATGGGGAAGTAGAACATTTGTGGgcattctattaaaaaataggGAGCATATCCAACATATGCAGGCCATGTTTTGTGTATAACAGGAAACCACTATGCTCCTCTGgttctgccttccctctctgcccctcctgccacagaattacataaaaaataacacTGACTAGACTGTGAAAATAGGGAACTCAGACCCATTCTTGtcaaaaaagtttcttttttgtttttctttttttttacattctgttCCTCCTTTTCCAAACTCTACCAGGAAATGTATGTCCACCCTCACCCCCCCAAAAATTCCAGTGCCTCAGGAGTCAATTGGCCTGGTGGGTACTTACAAAAGTGTTCTGCCCTTTATCTCATCCCTCCTCCAAACACACCAGTAACTTTTCACTAAGTCCTCACTATTCATTTGAGTCACCTTCCTCACAAGACTTCCTGAAATGCCATTATTTTCTACCTCTTCTCTGAACATTTTGACCAAACTGGAAAGATTCAACATGTATGAGTGAGAATGATACCAGTCTCCCTCTGCCAGACAGTTAGTATGGCCCTTTACAACAAatgtaacaaaaacaacaacaacaacaaaaacccttgCTATGCATAGTATCTCACCACCTACAATTCACTCCCAAATGATATTGCACTTAGTCCTCAGAGGGCAAGGCCAAGCTaactattttcatttacttttagatgAGGCTCATAggctgagaaaatgaaagaaatttgcCCAAAATTACAGGGTTAAAAGTTGGAGGAGCTTCAACTGAGAAGTTGTCTAAAGTCCAGAGGTCCTGGAGGCTTTGTAGAATATTCTTCTTACCATCCATGGTGATACACTGGTATTTCTTTATGTCCTAGTGTCTCCATGTCCTATCCAACACAGATGGAGTTATTTAGAAAGCATAGGTACTTGAGTCCTTTTTCACCTTCCCTGTGGTAAGAGGGCTACCATGCTAGAACTCTTGCATATTTTTTTGAACCAGTAAAACTTCTATAATACAACCATTTGTTACTGTCTTCTGGATTTCTCTAATGACATTGAGtatcaattatttcttcaaactcATTCTTACCTTAGGAATTTCTCCTCTGCTCTTCcctcaaaacaaaattttctctcctttatacCCAACTGCTCCCCATATATGTTAGATGTTGCACACTGTGGGACGCTCTTGACCATGCCAATGTCTGGCCAGATTTAATAAAGGCAGTCACCTATATGCTCCTATAGAATCCTGAAAATCCTCTAccatatttgtaaaatatcatTGTTATTCCTCTTTTATTCTCTGAATCTATTTTTTGTTATGTTCCAGAAGAATAAGAACCACCTCTACCTTGTACACTTGCTTCTATATCCTTCTTGTTCAGTATATTGCCTGGCACATACATAGACACTGAAGTTTAAGTTGTTCTTATTTTCCCCCAACTCTAAGATTTTCCTAAGAATACATgctttatttctttggtgttCCTGTCATTCAGGGAATAcctacactaagtgaaaaagcAGAAGCCATTGAAGGAGAATTTCTGAAGACCAGCACAAACTTTCCTTACAAGAAGCTTTATTCTATTTTCAAGTCCATCATGGAACTCAATACCAGTGCCAGACCCTTTCTTCTAACTGGATTCGTGTGCTTGGAAAAGGCTCACCATTGGATCTCCATTCCATTATCTGCAGTCTACACCTCCATAGTTCTGGGCAATGGTattcttatatttcttattaGGGCTGACCATAACCTCCATGAGCCCATGTATTATTTCTTAGCCATGCTGGCAACCACAGATCTGGGGATGACCTTGGTTACAATGCCTACagtgctgtgtgtgctgtggaTGAATCACAGGGAAATTAGCCATGGTGCCTGCTTTCTCCAAGCCTACTTCATTCATAGTCTCTCTGTCACTGAGTCTGGAATTTTGCTAGCCATGTCCTATGATCGGTTCATTGCCATCTGCAACCCACTGAGATACACTTCCATTCTTACCAACACCCAGGTGATAAAGATTGGAATGGGAGTTTTTATGAGGGGATTTGGTCTCATCTTGCCCCCAATATTGCCTCTCTATTGGTTCTCCTATTGTAGATCCCATGTCCTCTCTCATGCATTCTGCCTCCATCAGGATATTATCAAACTAGCCTGTGCTGACATCACCTTCAATCGCCTCTATCCTGTTGTGGTGGTGTTTTCTATGGTTTTACTGGACTTCCTGATAATCttttgttcttatatttttatttttaagactgtCATGTGCATTGCATCTGGAGAAAATAGGTCCAAGGCCCTCAACACTTGTGTTTCCCATATATGCTGCATCTTGGTCTTTTATGTCACTGTCATTGGCTTGACATTTATCCATCGATTTGGGAAGAATGTTCCCCACCTAGTACACATCATAATGAGCtatgtatatttccttttccctccttttatgAACCCTGTCATTTATAGCATTAAAACTAAACAGATTCGCAGTAGTATACTTCAATTATTCTCTCCAACCCCATCAAGAACATGACATTTACTTTCCCTCTACGGGAAAGAGCTATGAGattataaacatgaaaatttgGCTgggatagtttaaaaaaaaacattaaata is a genomic window of Phyllostomus discolor isolate MPI-MPIP mPhyDis1 chromosome 6, mPhyDis1.pri.v3, whole genome shotgun sequence containing:
- the LOC114500383 gene encoding olfactory receptor 51B6-like, producing MLYFFGVPVIQGIPTLSEKAEAIEGEFLKTSTNFPYKKLYSIFKSIMELNTSARPFLLTGFVCLEKAHHWISIPLSAVYTSIVLGNGILIFLIRADHNLHEPMYYFLAMLATTDLGMTLVTMPTVLCVLWMNHREISHGACFLQAYFIHSLSVTESGILLAMSYDRFIAICNPLRYTSILTNTQVIKIGMGVFMRGFGLILPPILPLYWFSYCRSHVLSHAFCLHQDIIKLACADITFNRLYPVVVVFSMVLLDFLIIFCSYIFIFKTVMCIASGENRSKALNTCVSHICCILVFYVTVIGLTFIHRFGKNVPHLVHIIMSYVYFLFPPFMNPVIYSIKTKQIRSSILQLFSPTPSRT
- the LOC114500269 gene encoding olfactory receptor 51B6 — translated: MWLNITASPFLLTGFPGMEKVHHWISIPLLVVYISILLGNGTLLFLIKDDQNLHEPMYYFLAMLAATDLGVTLTTMPTVLRVLWLNHREIGHRTCFSQAYFIHTLSIVESGVLLAMAYDRFIAICNPLRYTSILTNTRVMQIGMGVLTRAGLSIMPIIIRLHWFPYCRSHVLSHAFCLHQDVIKLACADITFNRLYPVVVVFAMVLLDFFIICFSYILILKTVIGIASGEERAKALNTCVSHICCLLVFYVTVVGLTFIHRFGKHAPRVVHITMSYIYFLFPPFMNPIIYSIKTKQIQNGISRLFSLPHTRA